In Lolium perenne isolate Kyuss_39 chromosome 5, Kyuss_2.0, whole genome shotgun sequence, the sequence ATTTGAAAAAGATCACAAATAGCTTCTCTGATGAGCGTGTGCTTGGTAGAGGCGGTTCAGGTGTCGTCTATAAGGTAAGATTGAACCATATCTTTTTCACGTTCAAATATACGTGAATTGCATCAGAAGATCCATATCCATATTAATAAGGTATTATAAACAGGGGGAACTACGTAATGGAAAAGCAATTGCTGTGAAGAAGCTTGAGCGATCATTGCCGGGCTTTGAGAAGCAGTTCACAAATGAGGTGTACCATTTTATGAAGCTTAAGCACCCAAATATTGTGCGCCTTTTAGGCTATTGCTACGAAACACATAATGTTTGTGTAAAGCACAATGGGAAATACGTTTTTGCTGAGATGTCAGAAAGGCTGCTTTGCTTGGAGTATTATCCAAATGGAAGCCTTGATCAATATCTTTCAGGTACGACAACTTCACACCGGTCATGTCTTGATTCTCTATATCCTTTTCGGTCTTGCTTTGAGATTGTCTGCGGATTTGGGCACTGCTGCGAAATAACAGTATTTTGTAACACATATACTATGGGTGTTACAAGTTGCCAGTCTTGCCAAAGCGGAATGTACATTTGACGTTTGTAGCCCTTTCATATTTTATCTAGAGCATAACAATAACAGATTTTTGtataacctatgtcatttgtttgGTCATGAGTGCAGATGAATCTTCTGGACTTGATTGGCCCACACGCTACAAAATAATTGAGGGGATTTGTTATGGTTTATATTATCTTCATGCGGAAACTGATACTCCTGTCCTTCATTTGGACCTAAAACCTGCCAACATATTGCTCGACGATGATATGTTGCCGAAACTTACAGACTTCGGTCTGTCAAAACTCCTCGATCAACAACAAACTATTTGCACTTCAAGTCGTGATGGGACACTGTGAGTTAAATGAAATTTTACGATCCATCACCTTTTTAGTGATTGTGAAATTGTGTCTGGTTTATAGTCTCTTTAAAACTTTCGAAGCTCAAATGTGATGCAGCGGTTACATGGCACCAGAATACCTACATGGAGGTATAGTCACGACCAAGTCAGACATATTCAGTTTGGGAGTAATAATCATGGAGGTAATAAGAGGAGACCGGGACTACCCAGGACTTACTGAAACGTCCTCTGAGGAATTTACTGAGCTTGTAAGTGTATTATGATCCAACTTTGAATGTTTAATTCATTTCGTAGACCATGCTACGCTTTATCTTTGCGTGCTAATAACATTCAGAATTTTTTTTGCTGGTAAATAACATTCTGAATTCATGTTTCAATTTTATAGACCCTTAATAAATGGAGAAATGCATTGGGGAAAGCACCTGGCTCTACATCGCTAGAAGTAGACTGTCAACAAATAAAAAGATGCATTCAGATAGGTCTATTGTGTGTGAATCCTGAGCGAGCCAGAAGGCCAACGACAACCAAAGTTATGAAGATGCTTCAAGGAATGTCAGAGATATACCAGGTTGATaactcttttttttctttgagaTGGACCAGGCTGATAACTTTATGTTAATGCATACAATATGTATCTGCtagctctttcctttttcttaaTTTGTGTGAATAGGCATTTCACCTGGTTTTATTATTGGGAAATTTGCCACAGCACGCCACTTGCCCTTCTTTGCTGGATACCATTATAAAAACACGCTTTTGCTGTGGCACACTGTTCTTTGCAAATTGTTCGCTCTGACACACTGCAACTAATATAATGAAACTATCAATAATAACACACAAATGTCAGTTGTGCCCTCCCCACCTATCAGTATGGCACACCACCCCGAGTCCCCACTGGTGGTGCTATGGGGTCGAACAGGCGAGACCCTGAACCGCCTTGAGTCTGAGCTCACATAGAATTCTTGGGGTCTAGACTCTAGAGCTCCTCCGCTTGAACGAGGCAGAAGTTATGCTCGTCCAAAGAGGTCACTGACTCACTGAGCCAGAGGACAAGGTGTTCCAATAGGGCAATAGGAGGGGAAGTTTTGTGCACAAAGAGGCGAATCGTACAATCAATTGACAAGAGGTGACGGCATCTGTTCACGCAAGATTACTGTCAGATCTATCTAGTCtctttttttgaaatggggaacGTACCCCCGGcccctgcatcaattgatgcacacaGCCTCATTTATTGAAAGTTCAAAGATTCATCTATCTAGTCTTGTGACTCTAAATAGTTTGCAAGTGGAGCTCGTTGCCAAGAACACGTCCGTGAAAAGAGCACGGCAGTCTCTCACACATTGGGAAGAAGATGAGTAAGCGGCAAGGGGCAGTTTGGGTATTCTAAGTTTTCCTCCCCGAAAAATTTCAGAAATTACTATTTTGTTGACTTTAGTGTGTCTGAGCAAATAATATGAAAATAACGCTATGTCCCGGTAAAAATGCATTTTTAATGGTACATACTACATTGTAAAGAAGGGCAAAGTAGAGTGTGCTTGGACaaaatctccctataatttctccCACATCATATCCCCTTCATGAGTGCATAATATTGTTTGTTAATATCTGTATTTAGAATACAAAAAAAGGATGTTAAACCACACTGCTATCAAAATTCAAAACCACTCACATTAAAATGCACCAGATTTCAACCACTGACATGGGAGAAGCTTGCTCCCAGATGGACCTAACTGCCATCCATCAGATTCTAGTCTTGAAGCACTACAAAGATGATGAAAGGGCTGGTAATGAGGTAACTGGAGACAACGCATTCTAGTTCCACCTCTGTTTTTGGGTTCCTGTATGTTCATCAGACTCCATGATTTTGTGTTCATGTGTGTTCATCAGCCCCTATGCTGCAGCTATCTTTCCAAGAATGGACACAAGGTATACAAGATACCCTGAACATAAAGAAAAGGGGTGATATTGCATTTCGGGACGAAGATTTTGAGGCAGCCATAGATAACTATACCCAGGTATTATCTTTACTACGGAGCTATTCAGTATTGTATTGTACAATAAAGTCACTGTAATAAAGCTGATTCGTTCATTGTCTGTATTTGCTTTACAGTTAATTGGTGTTATGGTAATCCCGTCAGTAACTGTCTTTGCCAGACGTAGCTTTTGCTACCTTATGTCTGACTCTGACCAATCTGCTGCTGCCCTCCGGGACGCGATGCAAGCACAGGCTACCTTTCCGGATTGTCCCACAGGTTTGTACATGCAGTCAGTAGCCCTAACAAGGCTAAACCTGCATAGTGATGCCACGGAAATGTTGAATCAGGCGTCACAGCTAGAAGTCAAGTGGATTCAGAAATCTGAAGATCAAGAAATGGAGAGACAAAAGAAGTCGAATGATGCAAGTCATAGCGATGGGGGCGAAACTTTCAGTTTTCCTACCATCCTTTTGAATTCCTAAAATTACATGAATGAGTATTGTATGGTATACGGTGTCATGCATATCTTGCGTGTAGGAGTACCAGAAAGTTGTTTTGTCACCTTTTGGTCGTGttggtgtaacatcccaacttttctAGAATTTTGGAATGTTTAATTAACTAAATAAGTTGATTGATTTGCTTTGATTGTGTTGAATTTctaggaaaaaaattccgaggcttGTTTAATTTTCTCTCAACCTTTATCAAAATAATATGAATTTTTGTTGAGGAATTTTGGATTTTAACTCATCATTTGAATTTGGGACCTTTCAAAATTAGCTCTTCAAACATGTTTAAACTAATAAACACGTGTGGGGAATATTCTATCTGATCTTATTtggtcttaattgcacatttggatTTTCCGAAACAGAACAGTAGTATTTATTAAAACCCTAGAAATATTTTTTGGGTATTAAAGAAAATCTTTTAAATTCATTTAATAAATATATTTGTATGGATTTTAGGGATGAGAAATAGGCATTATATTATAAAGACCAAATCGATTCCTAATTAAAAATAAAAGATGGAAACAGAAAAACATAGTCTTTTAGATAAAAGAAAAACATATACTAAATCGGATCGAACAACAGACTTAGCCCATCTCTCCTCGGAAAATGGAAAAGAAAACCCATCTCCTCGGCTAGAGTGGACGTTTTATACCGGTTGATCAGCCAGATAGACTAGAGAACTCAAACTGCGAAAACCCAGCCCAAAAGTGCAGACTGTGAGATATACCGCCCTCGGAGGAGGACCGCATGGCGAAACCTATCTTCCGCTCCGCTCAGAGGGAGGTAGGTCTGGACCGGCCCATTAGTGTGCAAGGAATTCCCTTCATATTTTTTTCCTTCAGTTATCTCCTTTTCTTTCtgtttttctttggttctttttgGTTTCCCCTTCAGTATCTGGTTTTGCAGGTTTGTTTTTTGTAAACTTTTTAAATTTTGAgcttattcaaatttgaactatTTTCAAGTTTGAACTTTTTTTTGAACTTGAACAGTTTTTAACTTTGAACAATTTTATTTTTGAAAAGTTTTTAATGTCAACATTTTTTCGAGTTTGAACTTTTTTCAGATTTCTTTtccagatttttttttcaattttgaacaattttttggTCTGAATATTTTTAAATTTGGAGCTTTTCATATTTAAacatttttttaaatttgaaatttgttcgtTTTCGAAAAGTGTTCAATTTGAAGTTTGTTCAGAGTTGTGAAAATTAAAGCAGACTGTAGGACTCAATGCCCTGAATGTGTGGCGCGAAAGAACGAACAGCGGTGAATAAACGTGTCTGGCCCAGCGTATGTGGCTTTAAAGGCATCTACAATAGTATGAAAAACGCGCCGTCTCTTAGGGGTCCACATTATTTAGAGAAGACACTAAATATAAATGGTACAATGCATTATCTTTTATTGTTATCCCTAGCAATAAATGTAAATcaattatttttttaaaaaaaatttgcTAAGGAAAGACAAATGGTACAGTGGAGAAAATAGCTCTTATTTTATAAGAGATCATCCCTTGGCTAAAAGAAGATAGCCTTCTCTTTCTTCAATCTCTCTCCAccaacaaagcaaaaaacaaaagATTGCTAAGGGAAGACAAATAGTACAATGGAGAAAATAGCTTTCTCTTATTTTATAAAAGatcatctcttagctaagagaagacAGTCTTCTCTTTCTTCAATCTCTCTTCGCCAACAAAGCAAAAATCCTACATAGCAACCGTAAAAAAAAGGTTGATATCATCCCATTGTACGTGCCTAAGCGGAGCGACACTCACTCCAGCTTAAAGCAGAGAATGGGTCCCTCCTCGCCAGCGCTCACGTACAATGCGGTGACGTCAGCCTTCCCTTAGAGGTGCCACATCAGATCTTTGCTTAGTTGAAGGAGAGAGAATGAAGGGAGAGAAGATTGTCTTCCCTTAACTAAAAGATTATCTCTTAGAAAATAATCTCTTAGAAAATAAGGGAAGACATTTTCTCCATTGTACGACATGTTTTTCCCTTGGCAACATAATTTCATACCAACTTTAATTAATTACCATTAATTGCTAGGGAAAGCTATAAGAGATAACACATTGTATGACTTATATCCATTGTCATCTCTAGATGATGTGGCGGCATAAGAGAAGACATGCCTTCTCGTAGATGCCCTCACGCGTCCCCTAGCTACCGCTTCGCTGAAGAATCGCTCAGCTGGACTTTTATCTTTTTGGCGCTCGCGTGATTGTTCTTTCCCGGGCTATTAACTTTTCGTTCAGGCCATTCGTAATAAGCTTAAAGTGGTGCAACTCGTTCTCGCGCAGCGAGGTGGGATTAAATAAACCGGCAAACGGCTCGCGTGTTGTACGCTGCATGCCTGCATGTGGCTAATCTAGTAATGactgagcaagtacaataagttctagtcagcaggctataagaattaaaatagtatattattgcttagttggaggagagagaggagaagagagaaggagagtgggctcttatgcaagagtcaGCTCTACCACGTGCTCCTATGCACTTTGTGTGAGTGGAAGGTGGACCATACATTGATAAACactacatttttatagctcactattgtatgtGTTGGTTCTATgttggctatagatgacatgatacttggcttatagccagcagctggctacactattggaattgctcttagcTGTGTTTGCCACCGCGTGTGCTGATTCCTGGTTCCTGCTAAGTTAGCTCGCGATTGATCGGCGGCTGTGGCCTACACGGCTACACGTTGTATTTCTTCTAGCTAGGTAGCGGGTgctaaggctggtcatagtggggagtaatttAGACTAGTAACAGGTTACTACCTTTAAAATGGATAATAACttttatgtggtgtcatgcattatattatttattatgttgtagacttatcttgccttgaggtgtgtgatgttatggtaagatatagctagttaccacctcacttttTTTTCATTTATTAACATGTCGTGTCACCAAAATGCTTTGAGATGTGTGATATTACTAGCTatattactcccactatgagcagtctaatgCTGCTACGTAGGTTGCTTTTTGTATTTTTTTAATGTGGAAATAAAACACGCACTGATTCTTTGCATTTTCCTTAATAGGAATATTAAAGGTACAAACGAGTGAGTCATGGGAAAAAAGATACGAAACTACTACCCTAAGTTATAAACTGAGTTTACTCATCGTGTGTCTAAAAGTAAATAAAATTGTAATGTAAAAAGAAGCCAAATAATCACCAACGTAAACCGTAAAATAGCTTGCATAAAAGGACTTAATGAGGAAAATAGAATCTTTAACCATACGATAAAATATACTCCTGGAACATACTTATTTTCGTAAAATATACGGGAAAAATCTTTTTAACTCAAAAAAAATATAGCCAGGTGCACACTACCCTCGATGTTTCAATGTTGTTTTTTTAGAGGTAGCTACCCGAACCTGCCGTTCGGTCGACATGACTGGGCCGCCCTAACATAGATACAGCTGCCTTTACACTTCCTATTTTTCCTGCAAAAAATGCAGTGTTACTTTTTTACCTTGTTACATTGTGAATTGCCATGACCATCCTTTGGCTAATAGTAATGGTTCACCCCCTTTTGGCTTGATGATTAAATGATTCTTGTACTGAAGTCATAAGATATGATAACCTGAACATTAATTCCACTTTTCTGTATCTACGCGTAGCCAGATGAGGCTAAGgtatcctttgattcataggaatatgaagagtgtagaaataggaaaAGTGTAGGATTGGAATGCCACgccaagttgaatcctataggaatataTTATGTCTttcattgtagcaaaggaatttttccatgaggtatgagctaatgtttttttctataggatttgcactacaagattcctatagaaaTAGTTCCTATAtgatatattcctatgaatcaaatagcTTGTATAGAATTTTTATCCAAATCCTACATAATTTCTATGGCAATCCTATGTATCAAAGGATCTCTAaagtgtagcaaaggaatttttatcCAAATCctacatacgcacccgggagccgaattgaatttccagcATAAATATTCTTTCTCAAATCTGACTTGACAGTCAAGTTCTTTGAATCTGAACAATAGCTCACTTTTCGTGCATATTTTTGCTGTCAGTTCAGCTCAGCCTTGCCAGCGGTCATTGGTGTTGTTTTTTGCTTTTTGATTGTGAGGGTATTCGTAGTATTAGCCAATTGTACGTGTCGCACCGTCTAATTTTCtctctttatttcttttctgttttctcggTGTTGCTTCTTACAATGTATATGCATATATAGGACTAGGAACCCGCCAGCTACAAATCTACTGGTATGTAATGGAGGTGGTGTTTTGGCACATAGGTGCATATGGACTTATTATGCAAAATGCAGAAAAAATCAAATTTTAAATTGTCAAAAAATTCCAAGATAAAATTTCGCCTGTATATTCGTATATTCAGACATTCTATATGCTCACAGAAGTTTTCGGAGGAAACAAATATTTTATGTGGTCTGTGTAAAAAATGTCCCGTGAATAGTCATGTGGGAACATCAAAAAAATTCTTTTTTACATGGGACACAAAAAAATGTTCTTTTTTCCCGATGTCTACATGTACGTGCGTAagtttattttaatttttttgatattTTGAAATGTGTTTTTACACAGTGAGTTCATATGCACTCATGAGCTGAAATGAATATCCGGCATGCAATCtcctattagagcatctccagtcgtgtcccccaaagcaatttgggg encodes:
- the LOC127301591 gene encoding cysteine-rich receptor-like protein kinase 44 isoform X2, coding for MGSKASKYENLESMLHDQSSEPHKLPFKYLKKITNSFSDERVLGRGGSGVVYKGELRNGKAIAVKKLERSLPGFEKQFTNEVYHFMKLKHPNIVRLLGYCYETHNVCVKHNGKYVFAEMSERLLCLEYYPNGSLDQYLSDESSGLDWPTRYKIIEGICYGLYYLHAETDTPVLHLDLKPANILLDDDMLPKLTDFGLSKLLDQQQTICTSSRDGTLGYMAPEYLHGGIVTTKSDIFSLGVIIMEVIRGDRDYPGLTETSSEEFTELTLNKWRNALGKAPGSTSLEVDCQQIKRCIQIGLLCVNPERARRPTTTKVMKMLQGMSEIYQMDLTAIHQILVLKHYKDDERAGNELSFQEWTQGIQDTLNIKKRGDIAFRDEDFEAAIDNYTQLIGVMVIPSVTVFARRSFCYLMSDSDQSAAALRDAMQAQATFPDCPTGLYMQSVALTRLNLHSDATEMLNQASQLEVKWIQKSEDQEMERQKKSNDASHSDGGETFSFPTILLNS
- the LOC127301591 gene encoding cysteine-rich receptor-like protein kinase 44 isoform X1, whose amino-acid sequence is MGSKASKYENLESMLHDQSSEPHKLPFKYLKKITNSFSDERVLGRGGSGVVYKGELRNGKAIAVKKLERSLPGFEKQFTNEVYHFMKLKHPNIVRLLGYCYETHNVCVKHNGKYVFAEMSERLLCLEYYPNGSLDQYLSDESSGLDWPTRYKIIEGICYGLYYLHAETDTPVLHLDLKPANILLDDDMLPKLTDFGLSKLLDQQQTICTSSRDGTLGYMAPEYLHGGIVTTKSDIFSLGVIIMEVIRGDRDYPGLTETSSEEFTELTLNKWRNALGKAPGSTSLEVDCQQIKRCIQIGLLCVNPERARRPTTTKVMKMLQGMSEIYQISTTDMGEACSQMDLTAIHQILVLKHYKDDERAGNELSFQEWTQGIQDTLNIKKRGDIAFRDEDFEAAIDNYTQLIGVMVIPSVTVFARRSFCYLMSDSDQSAAALRDAMQAQATFPDCPTGLYMQSVALTRLNLHSDATEMLNQASQLEVKWIQKSEDQEMERQKKSNDASHSDGGETFSFPTILLNS